The sequence CGAGCCGGCCTGATCCTAGGACCGCAATTTAGTCTACTTTATTTCATTCGCGGTCCTTATTTGGGCACCGGCGGCTTTATCACAACAATAACTTTGCACTTCTTTAAGAAGGTGTGACGTTCGGTTGCCCGGTCCAGAACCTTGGTATCGGCCATACTCATCACAATGGCACCGTTTTTGTCCCCGGTTTTTCTTAACGCCTTGACCACCAAAGGATTTGAACCGGCCCTGTCGGAAGCAAGGGCCTGATCCATGTCCCATGAATAGGCACAGACCCCGTTCTGAACGGCAAATTCCCGACTTATAAAAACAGAAGAATAGATTTCTCTGCCCTGTTCATTGATAATGGTGGGATAAAGAACAGGAACAACATTTAACCGTCTTGCATCCACAATTAGTCCGGTATAAGGCTGGGTGCCGACAACTGGGGAAGTTACGCTTTTTGGGGCCGGTTCAGCCTGACCTTGCTTCAGTTCGTTAATTTTGGGAATCTGCCGGATGTGGTCCGGGAGTACCAGTTGAAGAAACCCGCCATAGAATGAGGCTGTCACCCAAACGGTTACATCCAGGGCAGATGTATACTGTTGGCGATGAACCCGTGCATCCTGGGCAACCGTCTCAATACCGGCAAGAATAATATCATGGGTTGATGCGTATTCCCCAACCGTAAGATCCCCTGAAATTTTCATCTGTTTGAGAATGGCAATCAGATTCCGGGTGGCACAAGCCCTTGCGGACCCGGGCATGCCCACAGCCCTGCCTTCGGCATTTATCTCAGCGGCGGCATGGCCTGTGGCCGTTACAAGGCCGGTTGTCCAGTCTACGTATCCGTTTTCAAAGGTTTGCCGGCAATTAGGCAAGGCGTTTTCCGTAAACAGGCACATGCCCAAAACAACGATCCCTAACATCAACATTTGATGGATTTTCATCCATTAAGCTCCCCGGTCGGATAATGGACCCCAAAAAAGCTGTTCAACCAAATCAGCAAGAGATTGTGTATCCTCTATCCCAAAACACGGTTTTTCTCCGGGCCGGATATCCGTATCCGTCACAAAAGCGACCAGATTGGGGTCCTCAAGGCACAGGGGAGCCTCATGGGGACTGTCTTTTCTAAAAATCTCAATCTTGGGAAGACAAAATGTCTTGAACCCCTCACCAAGAATAAGATCCACATCACCCAAATAGCTAAAAAATTTCTCTTCGGCCGGACGGGTATCCTCTTTGACCAAGGCTATTTTTGTATCCGTCACAACAAGGGAGGCAACCGCACCGGCATTTTTATGCCGCCAGCTGTCCTTTCCCGTTTTGTCAAAAGTAAATGTGTCATGGGTATGTTTTACCGACCCTACACGAATTCCGCGTGAATTCAGCTCTCTGATAAGCTTTTCCATCAAAGTTGTTTTTCCGGAATTAGATTTACCGACAATTAAAACAATTTTGGGATTTTTTTTGCTGTCCATATATACAGCCCTGATTTTTTTTATTCTTGAACCATGGATTAAATGTCGATAAGGTATAAAATGTACCTATAAGAAAGTCAAGAAAAGGAGGATATTATGGATTTATCTTATATTTGCGTTAATCATAATTGCTCGTTCCCAGGGACAAATTCCTTTGAAGTGACATTTAAATCAGAATACATCATGGATGAAAATAATGTTGCCAGCCTGTTCTGCCCGTTTTGTGGAAAAGAACTCATGCTGGTGCGGGTGCCGGATGTATTCCCGGAGAATTTATCCAAGGACAGTACAATATAGCCGATCTGAATTAAACAAAAGTTGTTTCGGGTCGGCTCTTTAAAGAATCCATGAACTTTCGGTTAAAAATATACTCTGCGCTTTTTATTGCTTTGCTTTCAGTTGGTATCATTGGATTCATGCTGTTTGAGAATATGTCATTGGCCGATGCC is a genomic window of uncultured Desulfobacter sp. containing:
- the mobB gene encoding molybdopterin-guanine dinucleotide biosynthesis protein B; amino-acid sequence: MDSKKNPKIVLIVGKSNSGKTTLMEKLIRELNSRGIRVGSVKHTHDTFTFDKTGKDSWRHKNAGAVASLVVTDTKIALVKEDTRPAEEKFFSYLGDVDLILGEGFKTFCLPKIEIFRKDSPHEAPLCLEDPNLVAFVTDTDIRPGEKPCFGIEDTQSLADLVEQLFWGPLSDRGA